The sequence CGACTATTTTAAATGCGACGTATTGAAAGAAGACGAAGTAAACAATTCAAAAGAATGGATACTCCAGAAATACGGAAGGATTGACGTCCTGATTAACGGAGCCGGCGGCAATCTGCCGGAATCCACTTTAAAACCGGAAGAAAATATTTTCGATCTCAGTTTTGAAGGCTTTAAGAAAGCTGTCGATTTGAATTTGCACGGCACAGTATTGCCCACATTGAAATTCGGAGAGCCGATGGCAAAAAACGGCAGCGGTTCTATAATAAATATTTCCTCGATGGCAAGTATAAGGGCAATTACTAGAGTCGTCGGATATTCTGCCGCCAAAGCAGCCGTAGATAATTTTACGCGTTGGATGGCAATGGAACTCGCATTGAAGTTCGGCGACGGTTTGAGAGTAAACGCAATTGCGCCCGGATTTTTACTTACAAATCAAAACCGTAATATGCTGACCAATGTCGACGGCTCCCTGAGCGACAGAGGAAAATCAATTATTAAAATGACGCCTTTCAGAAGATTCGGTCAGCCCGAAGAATTAGTAGGAACGGTAATCTGGCTGGCCTCCGACGCTTCCAAATTTGTTACCGGCGCTGTAATTCCAGTCGACGGCGGATTCAGTATATTCAGCGGAGTTTAAATGGACTTCAAAGATAAAATCGGATTTATTTACTCGTGGCGGTGGTTCGGTCATAACGACCCGCTGACGTTCGAAGACATCAAAACCGCAGGCGCCTCCGGAATTGTTACGGCGCTGCACCATATTCCCTCAGGAGATGTCTGGCCCGAAGAAGAAATATTAAAAAGAAAAAACGAAATTGAAAAAGCGGGCTTGACTTGGGAAGTCGTCGAAAGCCTTCCCGTACATGAAAACATCAAAAAGAAAAAAGACAACTACAAACAATTAATTGAGAATTACAAAACTTCCCTTATTAACCTTGCCAAATGCAACGTAAAAAGAGTTTGTTATAATTTTATGCCCGTGCTCGATTGGTCGCGTACGAATCTGGATATTCGTGCCGACGACGGTTCTATTGTATCAGGATTCGAAACGCGCATTTTTGCCGCATTCGATATTTTTATATTAAAAAGAAAAGGCGCCGAAACCGATTATTCCGAGGATACGGTCAAAAAAGCCGAAAAATATTTTTCCCGAATCGGCGAGGATGAAAAACAGCGACTTATCGATACTGTTTTGCTCGGACTGCCCGGTTCTCTCGAAGCCTATACACTCGAAGAATTTCGTAAAGCTCTCGATGAATATAAAGATATCAACGATGCTACGCTCTTAAATAATCTGAAAGAATTCTTGAAGGAAATAACGCCGGTTGCCGAAGAGAATGGAATATTACTGGCAATACATCCCGACGATCCTCCGCGTCCTCTGCTCGGATTGCCCCGCGTGGTAAGCACGTGCGACAATCTTACCGAGATTGTAAAAAGCGTGGAATCGCCTTCGAACGGAATAACTTTATGCACGGGTTCCTTGGGGTCGGGCGTTCATAATAACGTTACCGAAATCGCCGCCCGACTGGCTCGTCATGTGAATTTCGTTCATCTTCGAAATGTTATTATCGACAACGAAGGTAACTTCCGCGAAAATCATCATCTGGAAGGTTCGGTAGATATGTACAACGTGGTTAAAATTCTCTTGCTCGAACAAAAGCGAAGGCTGGAAGAAGGGCTCGGCAATTACCGTATGCCGATGAGACCCGACCACGGTAAAATGACGCATTTCGACAAAGAGATTGAAAAGCTTCGGAACAAAAAGTTTTATCCGGGTTATTCTTTTATCGGAAGGTTAAAAGGTTTATCCGAATTGCAGGGTCTGGAAGTCGGAATAAAATATTCACTGTAAAAAGAGCTGTCCCTTCGAAATAGAAGGGACAGCTTTTATAATTAATCGGCCATCAGGCAGGCAATTGCGGCTGTGTTGACGATATCCTCTACTTTACATCCTCTCGATAAATCAAAGAACGGTCTTTTGACTCCCTGGTTTACAGGGCCTACAGCTTCGGCTCCGCCAAGACGCTGTGCAATTTTATAACCGATATTGCCGGCATTCAAATCGGGGAAAACAAGCACATTGGCTCTGCCTGCGACTTCACTGCCTGGAGCTTTCTTTTTACCCACCGATTCTATTATTGCAGCGTCGAACTGAAGCTCGCCGTCGACTTTCAAATCGGGTCTTTTTTCACGTACCAATTGCGTTGCATTTCTAACTTTGTCGACGAGCGGATGTTCTGCGCTTCCTTTTGTCGAGAACGAAAGCATGGCGATATAAGGTTCTTCACCCGTTAATTTTTTATGATTATCCGCGGTGGAAATGGCAATGTCAGCCAATTGATTGGGATCGGGGTCGGGATTAACGGCGCAATCGGCAAAACTGTATACTTTATCGGGATACGCCATTAAGAAAAAACTCGATAAAATCGATATGCCTTCTTTCAAACCGACGCAAAAGATAGCGGCGCGCGTTACGTCCGCAGTAGTTGCAACCGAACCTGCCACGCTGCCGTGAGCCATACCTTCTCTTACCATCATACCGGCGAAGAAGATATCTCTTTTGACGGTCTCGCGGGCTTGTTCGATCGTAATACCTTTATGTTTTCTGAGATTATAAAAGATATTTGCAAAATCACTCAGTTTATCGGACCTTTCCGGGTCGATGATTCTGATGCCGGTTAAATCGATTTTCAATTCCGCAGCTTGAGCGCGGATTTTTTCTTCGTTACCGAGCGTTATTATCGAGGCAATTCCTTCTTTAGTAAGTATTTCGGCTGCTCTCAATACTCTTTCGTCATGCGATTCCGGCAAAACAATTGTTCTTTTCTTTTGAGAAGCTTTTTCTCTCAAATTTTTCAACAAAGCAATTTC comes from Melioribacter roseus P3M-2 and encodes:
- a CDS encoding SDR family oxidoreductase — protein: MNSLFGVEKKVIVITGGSGIIATALAEGFLKSGANVILLSRNEDKLKKICDSFKELGNIDYFKCDVLKEDEVNNSKEWILQKYGRIDVLINGAGGNLPESTLKPEENIFDLSFEGFKKAVDLNLHGTVLPTLKFGEPMAKNGSGSIINISSMASIRAITRVVGYSAAKAAVDNFTRWMAMELALKFGDGLRVNAIAPGFLLTNQNRNMLTNVDGSLSDRGKSIIKMTPFRRFGQPEELVGTVIWLASDASKFVTGAVIPVDGGFSIFSGV
- the uxuA gene encoding mannonate dehydratase — protein: MDFKDKIGFIYSWRWFGHNDPLTFEDIKTAGASGIVTALHHIPSGDVWPEEEILKRKNEIEKAGLTWEVVESLPVHENIKKKKDNYKQLIENYKTSLINLAKCNVKRVCYNFMPVLDWSRTNLDIRADDGSIVSGFETRIFAAFDIFILKRKGAETDYSEDTVKKAEKYFSRIGEDEKQRLIDTVLLGLPGSLEAYTLEEFRKALDEYKDINDATLLNNLKEFLKEITPVAEENGILLAIHPDDPPRPLLGLPRVVSTCDNLTEIVKSVESPSNGITLCTGSLGSGVHNNVTEIAARLARHVNFVHLRNVIIDNEGNFRENHHLEGSVDMYNVVKILLLEQKRRLEEGLGNYRMPMRPDHGKMTHFDKEIEKLRNKKFYPGYSFIGRLKGLSELQGLEVGIKYSL
- the pta gene encoding phosphate acetyltransferase, producing the protein MSEIALLKNLREKASQKKRTIVLPESHDERVLRAAEILTKEGIASIITLGNEEKIRAQAAELKIDLTGIRIIDPERSDKLSDFANIFYNLRKHKGITIEQARETVKRDIFFAGMMVREGMAHGSVAGSVATTADVTRAAIFCVGLKEGISILSSFFLMAYPDKVYSFADCAVNPDPDPNQLADIAISTADNHKKLTGEEPYIAMLSFSTKGSAEHPLVDKVRNATQLVREKRPDLKVDGELQFDAAIIESVGKKKAPGSEVAGRANVLVFPDLNAGNIGYKIAQRLGGAEAVGPVNQGVKRPFFDLSRGCKVEDIVNTAAIACLMAD